The following are encoded in a window of Deltaproteobacteria bacterium genomic DNA:
- a CDS encoding transketolase family protein → MSATATRVTFGETVTRLADDNPDIVVLDADLRKSTMTDEFSRKHPERFFDVGIAEGNMVGVGAGMALAGKIPFICSFACFVVGRFEQIRMAVAYNRANVKIVGTHAGIGIGEDGYSQMATEDVGLMRTLPNMAVVQPADAVETRGAVEYIAQHDGPVFLRLTRQKVADVNGEGYEFRFGKAVVLREGADVSLVGTGAVMENVLKAAELLAAQGINAQVVNIHTLKPIDTDFIESIASSHGKIVTVEDHGIHGGLGSAVSEAVAELGRGRVRRVGVTEFAESGDTEGLYGKYGLSAEHVSAAAMELMD, encoded by the coding sequence ATGAGCGCAACCGCAACACGCGTCACCTTCGGCGAGACCGTCACCCGGCTGGCCGACGACAATCCGGACATCGTCGTCCTCGACGCCGACCTCCGGAAGTCCACCATGACCGACGAGTTCTCGCGCAAGCATCCCGAGCGTTTCTTCGACGTCGGCATCGCCGAGGGCAACATGGTGGGCGTCGGCGCCGGCATGGCCCTGGCCGGCAAGATCCCGTTCATCTGCAGCTTCGCCTGCTTCGTGGTGGGCCGCTTCGAGCAGATCCGCATGGCCGTGGCCTACAACCGCGCCAACGTCAAGATCGTCGGCACTCACGCCGGCATCGGCATCGGCGAGGACGGCTACAGCCAGATGGCCACCGAGGACGTGGGCCTCATGCGCACCCTGCCCAACATGGCCGTGGTGCAGCCCGCCGACGCGGTCGAGACCCGTGGCGCCGTGGAGTACATCGCGCAACACGACGGCCCCGTCTTCCTCCGCCTCACCCGCCAGAAGGTCGCCGACGTCAACGGCGAGGGCTACGAGTTCCGTTTCGGCAAGGCCGTGGTGCTGCGGGAAGGCGCGGACGTGTCCTTGGTGGGCACCGGCGCCGTCATGGAGAACGTCCTCAAAGCCGCCGAACTGCTGGCCGCCCAAGGAATCAACGCCCAAGTGGTCAACATCCACACCCTCAAGCCCATCGACACCGACTTCATCGAGTCCATCGCTTCAAGCCACGGCAAGATCGTCACCGTCGAAGACCACGGCATCCACGGCGGCCTCGGCAGCGCGGTGTCCGAAGCCGTGGCCGAACTCGGACGCGGCCGCGTCCGTCGCGTCGGCGTCACCGAGTTCGCCGAATCCGGCGACACCGAGGGTCTGTATGGGAAATACGGACTCTCCGCCGAGCACGTCAGCGCGGCGGCGATGGAGTTGATGGATTAG
- the rplI gene encoding 50S ribosomal protein L9: MEVVLKEDIENLGHMGDVVKVKDGYARNYLLPRGLVVLADKKSLKALEHEQRMIAQRRERLNKEAQGISDQLSKVSLEFTVKVGEEGRLFGSVTNMDIEKALKEQGVDVERRRIMLEAPIKSVGEYDVPIRLRPEVTPSIKVKVVSEDGPEGGEVAAAEAQSAEVEKGEAPSGDGAETATEPQAT; encoded by the coding sequence ATGGAAGTCGTATTGAAGGAAGACATTGAGAACCTCGGCCACATGGGCGACGTGGTCAAGGTCAAGGACGGTTACGCCCGCAACTACCTGCTCCCCCGAGGTTTGGTGGTGCTGGCCGACAAGAAGAGCCTCAAGGCCCTGGAGCACGAGCAGCGCATGATCGCCCAGCGCCGCGAGCGCCTCAACAAGGAAGCCCAAGGCATCAGCGACCAGCTCTCCAAGGTCTCCCTTGAGTTCACCGTCAAGGTGGGCGAGGAAGGCCGCCTCTTCGGCTCCGTCACCAACATGGACATCGAGAAGGCCCTGAAAGAGCAGGGCGTCGACGTCGAGCGCCGCCGCATCATGCTGGAGGCGCCCATCAAGAGCGTGGGCGAGTACGACGTGCCCATCCGGCTGAGGCCGGAGGTGACGCCGAGCATCAAGGTGAAGGTGGTGTCGGAGGATGGGCCGGAGGGCGGCGAGGTTGCTGCTGCCGAAGCGCAATCAGCCGAGGTAGAGAAGGGCGAAGCGCCGTCAGGCGACGGTGCGGAAACGGCTACGGAACCGCAAGCCACGTAG
- a CDS encoding DUF2232 domain-containing protein has translation MKGLDTLTGFGLGLAATLLLFFAGLRVPFLGLAAVPLVVYPALFVGVRLGRQPGQLLPLAVAVCVYALAGLEAAAAYLVFALVTYLLFFSFGRGWNLATVVSGTAGLTMAAMLVTAAALAGSLSALWTALQTGAEAQVLMTLEVYERVGLPDETIEYLREHAGEMAALFVRMLPGMIFFMLVIVVLANLALLSWHFPQYRSFFCHVGDLKEWKSPDHMVWFLLAPGIALFLPLGDALRALALNLVLICTVFYFFHGLAIVSYYFHYKKVPMFFRVLGYLLIVFEQILTVLVIGLGFFDLWGDFRRLKRGTEGLT, from the coding sequence ATGAAGGGGCTGGACACGCTCACGGGGTTCGGGCTGGGGCTGGCCGCGACCCTGCTGCTCTTCTTTGCGGGGTTGAGGGTGCCCTTTCTCGGGCTCGCGGCAGTGCCGCTGGTCGTCTATCCGGCGCTGTTCGTGGGCGTCAGGCTGGGGCGTCAGCCGGGACAACTGCTGCCGTTGGCGGTCGCCGTGTGCGTCTACGCGCTGGCCGGACTGGAAGCCGCGGCCGCGTACCTGGTGTTCGCGCTGGTCACCTACCTGCTGTTCTTCTCGTTCGGAAGGGGCTGGAACCTCGCAACGGTGGTGAGCGGCACCGCCGGCCTGACGATGGCGGCCATGCTGGTGACCGCGGCCGCATTGGCGGGCTCACTCTCCGCGCTCTGGACCGCGCTTCAGACCGGCGCGGAGGCCCAGGTACTCATGACCCTGGAAGTGTACGAGCGGGTGGGCCTCCCGGACGAGACCATCGAGTACCTCCGGGAACACGCGGGCGAGATGGCGGCGCTTTTCGTGCGCATGCTGCCGGGCATGATCTTCTTCATGCTGGTGATCGTGGTGCTGGCCAATCTGGCCCTGCTGTCGTGGCATTTCCCGCAGTATCGCTCGTTTTTCTGCCACGTGGGAGACCTCAAGGAATGGAAGTCGCCGGACCACATGGTGTGGTTCCTCCTGGCGCCGGGCATCGCGCTTTTCCTTCCCCTCGGAGACGCGTTGCGGGCGTTGGCTCTGAACCTGGTGCTCATATGCACGGTGTTCTACTTCTTCCACGGGCTGGCCATCGTGTCGTATTACTTTCATTACAAGAAGGTCCCGATGTTTTTTCGCGTTCTGGGATATCTGCTCATCGTCTTCGAGCAGATTCTCACGGTGCTGGTCATCGGCCTGGGGTTCTTCGACCTCTGGGGCGACTTCCGTCGTCTCAAGCGGGGCACCGAGGGCCTGACCTGA
- the rpsR gene encoding 30S ribosomal protein S18 — protein sequence MAEYRGRRGSGGGDAPPRRRGVSRRKVCRFCANKDLRFDYKDTKLLSGFMTERGKITPSRITGTCCWCQRRLAKAIKRARLVALLPYTTVKL from the coding sequence ATGGCAGAATATCGTGGGAGAAGAGGTTCGGGTGGTGGCGATGCGCCGCCCCGCCGGCGCGGCGTATCGCGCCGGAAGGTGTGCCGTTTCTGCGCCAACAAGGATCTGCGCTTCGACTACAAGGATACCAAGCTCCTCAGCGGGTTCATGACGGAACGGGGCAAGATCACTCCGAGCCGCATCACCGGAACCTGTTGCTGGTGTCAACGACGCCTGGCAAAAGCGATCAAGCGCGCCCGCCTGGTAGCGTTACTTCCCTATACCACCGTCAAGCTCTGA
- a CDS encoding transketolase — KGKGVSFMENRWEWHGKAPSREEGERAIEEIVNGG, encoded by the coding sequence TCAAGGGCAAAGGGGTCAGCTTCATGGAGAACCGCTGGGAGTGGCACGGCAAGGCCCCCAGCCGCGAGGAAGGCGAAAGGGCCATCGAGGAGATCGTCAACGGCGGCTAG